The proteins below are encoded in one region of Drosophila santomea strain STO CAGO 1482 chromosome 3R, Prin_Dsan_1.1, whole genome shotgun sequence:
- the LOC120451291 gene encoding E3 ubiquitin-protein ligase HRD1, with the protein MQLLLSSVCMALTSAVIGFAYYQKQQFYPAVVYITKSNASMGVIYIQFFVIVFMFGKLISKIFLGTLRAAEFEHLLERFWYALTETCLAFTVFRDDFNPRFVALFTVLLFLKSFHWLAEERVDFMERSPVLGWLFHIRVGSLLTVLGILDYVLLIHAYNSTLVRGPTVQMVFGFEYAILLTVIASTAIKYVLHAAEMRTDTPWENKAVFLLYTELVIGLIKVVLYLLFVVIMAKIYALPMFVFRPMFFTLRNFRKALNDVIMSRRAIRNMNTLYPDATPEELRQSDNICIICREDMVNHSKKLPCGHIFHTTCLRSWFQRQQTCPTCRLNILRTPTVNSTAMPRQADEAAAAAAGNPIPAAAGAQPAGGVPPPAPVAVDGNQARANGNLAGGQALPPNFADLFGDATGLPNGLPNLAGLQIPPPPVMPMLSPFMMPPHFGYLTPLPPPPMPQDLTNFTDEELRAMEGHQRDHIVQRLKLLQNINLMLDSAGIMMSQYQSLAARLQLTAATPASAANGSAGSSVYDMPSTSATAMAQMEAHQVTPTAATSAPSPTMPIEKVTIEDLGADADEDDIPSTATEAVSIPNSDADFEENSSELGELRKRRLKFLEERNKPVAANERTSAE; encoded by the exons ATGCAGCTGCTGCTATCGTCCGTTTGCATGGCGCTGACCAGCGCGGTGATTGGATTTGCCTACTACCAAAAACAGCAGTTCTATCCTGCGGTGGTCTACATCACCAAGTCGAACGCCTCCATGGGG GTCATCTACATACAGTTTTTTGTGATTGTCTTCATGTTCGGCAAGCTGATAAGCAAG ATCTTCCTGGGCACGCTACGTGCCGCAGAGTTTGAGCATCTGCTGGAGCGCTTTTGGTACGCCCTTACGGAGACCTGCTTGGCGTTTACCGTGTTCCGGGATGACTTTAATCCGCGCTTTGTGGCCTTGTTTACAGTTCTTCTATTTCTCAAATCATTCCATTGGCTGGCTGAGGAGCGGGTGGACTTT ATGGAGCGTTCCCCTGTGCTCGGCTGGCTCTTTCACATTCGCGTGGGCAGCTTGCTCACAGTGCTGGGCATCCTAGATTACGTTCTCCTAATCCATGCCTACAACTCAACCTTAGTGCGTGGACCTACCGTGCAGATGGTCTTCGGCTTCGAGTACGCCATCCTTCTGACCGTAATCGCCAGCACGGCCATCAAGTACGTTCTTCACGCCGCGGAAATGCGCACGGACACGCCCTGGGAGAACAAGGCAGTGTTCCTGCTCTACACTGAGCTGGTTATTGGACTTATTAAGGTGGTGCTGTATCTCCTGTTTGTGGTGATAATGGCTAAGATATACGCGCTGCCCATGTTCGTATTCAGGCCTATGTTCTTTACCTTACGCAACTTCCGTAAGGCCCTGAATGACGTGATTATGTCCCGGCGGGCCATACGCAACATGAATACTCTGTATCCCGACGCCACGCCTGAGGAGTTGCGGCAGTCAGACAACATATGCATCATCTGTCGCGAGGACATGGTTAATCACTCAAAGAAACTGCCCTGCGGCCACATCTTCCACACTACATGCCTGCGCTCGTGGTTCCAGCGCCAGCAGACCTGTCCAACCTGCCGTCTGAACATCCTTCGAACTCCAACCGTCAACTCCACAGCGATGCCACGTCAAGCCGATGAGGCTGCGGCCGCAGCTGCTGGGAATCCCATTCCGGCTGCAGCAGGTGCCCAACCTGCTGGTGGCGTGCCTCCTCCAGCCCCAGTGGCCGTAGACGGCAACCAGGCACGGGCCAATGGCAATCTAGCCGGAGGTCAAGCCTTGCCTCCAAACTTTGCGGATCTATTCGGCGATGCCA CCGGTTTGCCCAATGGATTGCCTAACCTGGCTGGTTTGCAGATTCCTCCGCCGCCAGTTATGCCCATGCTCTCGCCTTTTATGATGCCTCCCCACTTTGGCTACCTCACGCCcctgccgccgccgccgatgCCACAGGACCTGACCAATTTTACCGACGAAGAACTGCGGGCCATGGAGGGTCATCAACGTGATCATATTGTGCAGCGTCTAAAG TTGCTGCAAAACATAAACCTTATGCTGGATTCCGCGGGGATAATGATGTCCCAGTACCAAAGTTTAGCAGCACGCTTGCAGCTCACTGCAGCGACGCCAGCATCCGCGGCAAATGGATCTGCTGGTTCTAGCGTATACGACATGCCCAGTACCTCGGCCACGGCCATGGCTCAGATGGAGGCTCACCAGGTTACTCCCACAGCAGCCACAAGCGCACCGTCTCCAACGATGCCTATAGAAAAGGTAACCATTGAGGATTTGGGAGCGGACGCTGACGAGGATGATATACCATCGACAGCCACGGAGGCAGTGAGCATTCCCAACTCCGATGCTGACTTCGAAGAGAACTCCTCGGAGCTGGGTGAACTAAGGAAACGCCGTTTGAAGTTCCTTGAGGAGCGGAACAAGCCTGTTGCCGCTAATGAGCGCACGTCAGCGGAATAG
- the LOC120451293 gene encoding JNK1/MAPK8-associated membrane protein yields the protein MRMYDALERCPGAYCGRSPLGNNSWSSCGVCPRGSRVNQSFACSPCRDELTTYSWLYLGFMTMLPLMMHCFFIDMDAKDRKFSRKQLILTASAFVEVAISAILATLLMEPMWELRLYACDVRKLTDWYTLFYNPSPNYEARVYCTQEAVYPLQTIVLVFYFLCLVNMFLIRPLVSKVMDVGGRSKAPIYSALYFLPLLTFIHALGCGLIYYSFPYLSVAISMVANAIHYSLKLDQTLKALVHSSVWELKNVVIIAVHWMLLAYGLTSLNYHYAFMCLVPFPTLFYILTVRFTDPAEFRELESRI from the exons ATGAGAATGTACGACGCGTTGGAACGCTGCCCAGGAGCCTACTGCGGACGATCACCGCTTGGAAATAacagctggagcagctgcggGGTCTGTCCCCGGGGATCACGG GTGAACCAAAGCTTCGCCTGCTCTCCATGCCGCGACGAGTTAACCACATACTCCTGGCTATACCTGGGATTCATGACCATGCTGCCGCTGATGATGCACTGCTTTTTTATAGACATGGACGCCAAGGATCGCAA GTTTTCCCGCAAGCAACTGATCCTGACGGCCAGCGCTTTCGTTGAGGTGGCCATATCTGCTATCCTAGCCACTTTGTTGATGGAGCCCATGTGGGAGCTGCGACTCTACGCCTGTGATGTTCGGAAACTTACTGACTGGTACACATTGTTCTACAATCCCAGCCCAAATTATGAGGCACGAGTCTACTGCACCCAGGAGGCTGTTTACCCATT GCAAACCATTGTGCTGGTTTTCTACTTTTTGTGTCTGGTAAACATGTTTCTTATACGACCGCTGGTCAGCAAAGTTATGGATGTGGGGGGCAGAAGCAAGGCGCCTATTTACTCGGCTCTTTACTTCCTGCCCCTGCTCACCTTTATCCATGCGTTGGGATGTGGGTTGATCT ATTACTCATTTCCCTACCTTAGCGTGGCCATATCCATGGTAGCCAATGCCATCCACTATTCCCTCAAGCTGGATCAAACCCTGAAGGCATTGGTTCACTCCTCGGTGTGGGAGTTGAAAAACGTGGTCATTATAG CTGTGCACTGGATGTTGCTGGCCTACGGCCTCACCTCCCTGAATTACCACTATGCCTTTATGTGCTTGGTGCCCTTTCCCACACTGTTCTACATTTTGACCGTACGTTTCACGGATCCGGCGGAGTTCCGGGAGTTGGAGTCGAGAATTTGA
- the LOC120452413 gene encoding acanthoscurrin-1, which translates to MNSFSVFLVFALAALAAAEPPSGYNYPRGGGGGGGGGFGGGFGGGFGGGGGGGGGGGYQAVSGGFQTSEGQNVDPQLLEQVRQILLNEESKQGGGGGGGGGGGGGGYPSGPSSSYGPPSTSYGAPGIGGGGRVVGIDLEGVRQAIQVAQFAQQSSQQGGGGGYPSAPSGSYGAPSRPPSGSYGVPF; encoded by the exons ATGAACTCCTTCTCAGTG TTCTTAGTGTTCGCGCTGGCCGCTCTGGCTGCAGCAGAGCCACCATCCGGATATAACTATCCTCgcggcggaggcggtggtggcggcggcggctttGGAGGTGGCTTCGGCGGCGGATTCggaggtggcggcggtggcggtggcggcggcggctaCCAGGCTGTGAGCGGTGGCTTCCAGACCTCCGAGGGCCAGAACGTGGATCCCCAGCTTCTGGAGCAGGTCCGTCAGATCCTGCTGAACGAGGAGAGCAAGCAgggcggcggtggcggaggaggcggcggcggcggcggcggtggctaTCCTAGTGGCCCATCCTCCAGCTACGGTCCACCTTCCACCAGCTACGGAGCCCCCGGAATCGGAGGCGGCGGCCGTGTCGTGGGCATCGATCTGGAAGGCGTCCGCCAGGCCATCCAGGTGGCCCAGTTCGCCCAGCAGAGCTCTCAGCAGGGAGGTGGCGGTGGATACCCCAGTGCCCCATCCGGATCCTATGGCGCCCCTTCAAGGCCTCCCAGCGGCAGCTATGGAGTGCCCTTCTAG
- the LOC120451290 gene encoding beta-glucuronidase, which yields MGRLWIPVIFLLLSSLQLLLGATEDEFFVIDHPEEPTDSLFEYGDVRKPTPTKGLLYPRESETREVRSLDGMWQLVRSDPSDPLQGIRDKWFMDALRKTGREIISMPVPASYNDITTDSLRDHVGTVWYERTFFAPRSWKTTQRTWLRFSSVHYSAVVWINGKNATSHSIGHLPFESEISGLLTFGGNNRITVMCDNRLSNRTIPQGSVYNAATDNGYVPVQSYTFDFFNYAGIHRSVHLYTTPLLHIIDLEVSTQLTNEGLGRIDYRVWLDGSKEGLHIQPSHLLVQLKDKDGHVAAQQINKAVYHGTLLVPNANPWWPYLMHSDPGYLYNLQFELFVASNEEESGALQDTYRLPVGIRSLSWSNDSLLLNGKLLYLRGFGRHEDSDIRGKGLDNALLARDFNLLKWIGANAYRTSHYPYSEESMQFADQHGIMIIDECPAVNIDIFEPQLLEHHMSSLEQLIHRDRNHPSVIAWSVANEPRSNKQGALKYFQSLVNYTRGIAHGRPLTAAINANSSTCHLAQFLDIVGFNRYNSWYQNAGRTDMIINLLTTEAQSWRDKFGKPVIQFEYGGDTMEGMHSLPAFIWSEEYQVELFSRHFQAFDELRGRGWFIGEFVWNFADFRTAQTITRVGGNKKGVFTRNRQPKEVAYILRQRYFALANELDMSELPEDLTVYISKHIHNEL from the exons ATGGGGAGGCTTTGGATCCCCGTCATCTTTTTACTGCTTAGCAGTCTCCAGCTTCTTTTGGGTGCCACCGAAGACGAATTCTTCGTAATCGACCATCCCGAAGAACCAACTGATTCCCTGTTTGAGTATGGTGATGTCAGAAAACCCACACCAACCAAGGGTTTATTGTATCCCAGGGAATCGGAGACCCGTGAAGTGCGGAGTTTGGATGGAATGTGGCAGCTAGTGAGGAGTGACCCATCTGACCCCTTGCAGGGAATCAGGGACAAGTGGTTTATGGATGCCCTCAGGAAGACCGGAAGGGAGATTATTTCGATGCCTGTGCCTGCCTCCTATAACGACATTACCACGGATAGCTTACGGGATCACGTTGGTACCGTGTGGTATGAGCGTACTTTTTTCGCACCACGCTCCTGGAAGACTACGCAACGCACTTGGCTGCGATTCAGCAGCGTTCACTATTCGGCCGTAGTTTGGATCAACGGAAAGAACGCCACAAGTCACTCCATTGGCCACCTACCCTTTGAGTCGGAGATCTCGGGACTGCTAACTTTCGGCGGTAATAACAGGATCACGGTGATGTGTGACAATCGCTTGAGCAACCGCACCATTCCTCAGGGTTCCGTTTACAACGCGGCTACGGACAACGGCTATGTGCCTGTCCAGAGTTACACCTTCGATTTTTTTAACTACGCGGGAATTCACAGGAGTGTTCACTTGTACACGACCCCTCTGCTCCACATCATTGACTTGGAGGTCAGCACCCAACTAACTAACGAAGGATTGGGCCGCATAGACTACCGTGTGTGGTTAGATGGGAGCAAGGAGGGCCTCCACATCCAGCCCAGCCATCTACTGGTGCAACTAAAAGACAAAGATGGTCATGTGGCCGCTCAGCAGATCAACAAAGCGGTCTACCATGGTACTCTGCTGGTGCCCAATGCAAATCCCTGGTGGCCCTACCTAATGCATTCCGATCCCGGCTACCTATATAATCTCCAATTTGAGCTATTTGTGGCCAGCAACGAGGAGGAGTCGGGAGCTCTGCAGGATACCTACCGCCTCCCAGTGGGCATACGCAGTTTAAGTTGGAGCAACGACAGCCTGCTTCTGAATGGCAAACTCCTCTATCTGCGGGGATTTGGACGGCACGAGGACTCCGAT ATCCGTGGAAAAGGATTGGATAATGCGCTTCTTGCTCGAGACTTCAATCTGCTGAAGTGGATTGGAGCCAATGCGTATCGCACCTCTCACTATCCATATTCCGAAGAGTCGATGCAGTTTGCCGATCAGCATGGGATCATGATCATTGACGAGTGCCCTGCTGTTAATATAGACATCTTCGAGCCGCAGCTACTGGAGCACCACATGTCCTCGTTGGAGCAACTGATCCACCGGGACAGGAACCATCCAAGTGTTATTGCATGGTCGGTAGCCAATGAACCGAGATCGAACAAGCAGGGAGCGCTTAAATACTTTCA ATCCCTGGTAAACTATACAAGAGGCATTGCACACGGACGCCCTCTAACCGCGGCTATAAATGCCAACTCTTCCACTTGCCATTTGGCGCAGTTTCTGGACATCGTGGGCTTCAATCGCTATAACTCTTGGTATCAGAACGCGGGCCGTACTGACATGATAATCAACTTGTTGACGACAGAGGCCCAGAGTTGGCGGGATAAGTTTGGAAAGCCTGTCATCCAATTTGAGTACGGCGGCGACACTATGGAGGGCATGCATTCA CTTCCCGCCTTCATTTGGTCGGAGGAATACCAGGTTGAGCTCTTTTCCCGCCACTTCCAGGCTTTCGACGAGCTACGTGGGAGAGGATGGTTTATTGGAGAGTTTGTTTGGAACTTCGCCGATTTTCGGACCGCGCAGA CCATTACACGCGTGGGCGGTAACAAAAAGGGAGTCTTTACAAGGAACCGGCAACCCAAAGAAGTGGCTTACATTCTTAGGCAGCGGTACTTCGCTCTAGCCAACGAGTTGGATATGTCTGAGTTGCCTGAGGATCTCACTGTTTACATTTCCAAGCATATCCATAACGAGCTTTAA